In Balneolaceae bacterium, the genomic window GTACAAGCTATGAAATCATATCATTTAGATGTTGTAAAAAAAGATTAGTCATCAATTTTTAAAAAACTCAAAGGAATTGGAAACCAATAGCACCGAAGTAGATAAGCCACAAAAAGATGAAACCTCCTGGAAAGAATCTCCTTTTTTAATTATCAAGGGATTTTTGATGGGATCGGCCGATATTGTGCCCGGCGTCAGTGGAGGTACGATGGCCCTGATTACAGGAATTTATGATCGGTTGATTTTTGCAATTAAAAGTGCCGATTGGACAGCAGTAAAAACAGCTCTTACATTTCAGTTCAGGAAGTTTTTTGAGCATTTTCACTGGAAGTTCTTCCTGCTGTTATTTTCGGGAATTTTCCTGGCTGTAATCTTTTTTACCCGAATCGTTCCGCTTCAAATCTACATGTTCACCCATCCCGAAATTGTGTACGGCCTGTTTTTCGGCCTGATTGTGGGGTCCATTTATTTGCTAATGTCTGAGATTGAAAAAAGGGAAAGAACTCCCTTAAACTTTTTGTATCTGGTTGCGGGTGCTTTAATCGGTTTCTGGGTTGTGACACTCGTACCGGCTGATACGCCTGAAACATTCTGGTTTGTATTTTTATCGGGTTCCGTTGCTATATGTGCTATGATTCTTCCCGGAATTTCAGGTTCCTACCTGCTTCTTATTTTTCGAAAATATGATTATATCCTTTCACAGCTTGGCACAATCGGTACAATTGATACGGCACAGGCTTTATTAAACTTAGTGCCCTTTTTTATCGGTGCACTGGTTGGAATTATACTTTTTTCACGACTTTTGTCCTGGCTGTTGAAGAGTTTTCATACGGCCACACTAATGGTTCTCATCGGGTTTTTGGTTGGTTCGCTTTATGTAATTTGGCCTTATCAGGATCGTACGTTTGAAGATCATGTGCGGAACACAGAGATTGTTGAGATGACAGATCCAATTGTTGAAGAGTTGCAGCAGAGGGAATCTGTTCCGGCTGCACCGGAATACAAACGCCTGGGAGAAATTGAAAATCCAGACGCTATGTTCGATCGCCTAAAACGAGTTGAGATTGAAACGGTCAAAAGAAAATTGATTTCCAGTCAACCATACATTCCCGGATATAATTGGCCTAAGGATGATGAGGCTATTGATCTATACGGAGGACTGGCAGGCATGGGTATAGGTCTTAGCTTGATATTTGCGATCTCCTACTTGCGAAAAAAGCAATGATTTAATCCCTGAGAATAAACTTTTTACTCGTGCCTAAGGTCTTCCCGGTTCACGTCCAATTCTGAAGCTCCGCTTCTACTGATCCATCACACTACCTAACAGGAATCGAACTCCGCAGACTTTTTACCGGAAGCGTAACTTCCAGGCGTAGTGTTCCGAAGGGGGACCTTCGGAACAAGCAAAGTGACGATAAA contains:
- a CDS encoding DUF368 domain-containing protein, producing METNSTEVDKPQKDETSWKESPFLIIKGFLMGSADIVPGVSGGTMALITGIYDRLIFAIKSADWTAVKTALTFQFRKFFEHFHWKFFLLLFSGIFLAVIFFTRIVPLQIYMFTHPEIVYGLFFGLIVGSIYLLMSEIEKRERTPLNFLYLVAGALIGFWVVTLVPADTPETFWFVFLSGSVAICAMILPGISGSYLLLIFRKYDYILSQLGTIGTIDTAQALLNLVPFFIGALVGIILFSRLLSWLLKSFHTATLMVLIGFLVGSLYVIWPYQDRTFEDHVRNTEIVEMTDPIVEELQQRESVPAAPEYKRLGEIENPDAMFDRLKRVEIETVKRKLISSQPYIPGYNWPKDDEAIDLYGGLAGMGIGLSLIFAISYLRKKQ